A single region of the Luteolibacter arcticus genome encodes:
- a CDS encoding asparaginase — protein sequence MLLVLTTGGTIDKVYFDASSEYEVGEPTVPHVFRESGVTIEWRLEPLLRKDSLEMTDADRAEIRRACVEAPEEKILITHGTDTMSLTAEALTGLAGKTIVLTGALAPARFRVTDAVFNLGLALGAVQALPPGVYLAMNGTVFPAGKVRKNREAGRFEAV from the coding sequence ATGCTCCTCGTCCTCACCACCGGCGGTACCATCGACAAGGTCTACTTCGACGCCTCTTCCGAGTATGAGGTTGGCGAGCCGACCGTGCCGCACGTCTTCCGCGAATCCGGCGTGACCATTGAGTGGCGGCTGGAGCCCCTGCTCCGGAAAGACAGCCTGGAGATGACCGATGCCGACCGTGCGGAGATTCGCCGCGCTTGTGTGGAGGCTCCCGAGGAAAAGATCCTCATCACCCACGGCACCGATACCATGAGCCTCACCGCCGAGGCTCTTACGGGGCTCGCCGGCAAGACCATCGTCCTTACCGGTGCCCTTGCTCCCGCGCGGTTCCGCGTGACCGATGCCGTTTTCAATCTCGGCCTCGCGCTCGGTGCCGTGCAGGCGCTTCCGCCCGGGGTTTATCTCGCGATGAACGGGACTGTTTTTCCCGCCGGGAAGGTCCGCAAGAATCGCGAGGCGGGACGATTTGAGGCGGTGTGA